The Haematobia irritans isolate KBUSLIRL chromosome 1, ASM5000362v1, whole genome shotgun sequence DNA segment AGAGGAAACTCACAAAAAACGCTAGAATGGACATTAAAACGAGACataaaaagaaattcaaaaccCTAGAAGAACAACAAAAGAGAGAACTGGACATCAAGAACAACGAAACGTGGTTTGTTAATTTGAGTAACACACAAATACCAAATGATATTACTTGGCTTCTCTCTCacggaaaaaaatttgcattacCACACACACGCGAAACTTTCCCTATGCTTAAATATATAGCGGATGGAGAAGAGTGCATCAAAACCATTAGCGACAAAGAAGATCAAGAACTCGCGAGAAACAAATTCACGACTATGATAGAGAAtcacacaaacaaacaacaattaACGGAAAGGGAGAAATATTATCTACGCACAGTGGAACACACACAACGTTTTCTAAACCACAACAAGAATCTAATAATATTAGAAGCGGATAAAGGGAATGTTACAGTGGGAATGGAAAAATCGGATTATGACATGAAAATGGAGAAAATTGTGAATGATATCATGacgtatagaaaattaaaatcggATCCGACTAACAGGCTTCAAAGAGTGAATAATGAACTTGTGGACGAATTATTCAAATACAATATTATCGACGAATCGGAAAAACGGAGAATGAAGACCGAGATAGCTATAGCACCTAGGATATATGGTCTCCCAAAAATACACAAGCAAGATTACCCACTTCGTCCCATATGTTCATCTATTAATTCCCCATCCAGCAACCTGTGTAAACACTTGAcaactattttaaatagactaacGGACAATTCAAAATACAACGTAAAAAACTCCATGCAATTCAAATCAAAGATACAAGACATCACGATAGATGAAGACGAAACGATGGTATCTTTTGACGTTGTATCTTTATTTCCGAGCATACCCGTGGACttggcattaaaaattatagaagaaaagtggcacattttggaagaaataacAAAGATTCCGAAGAATCTATTTTTCAGGATACTAAAATTCTGTATAATTGATAATAGATACTTCAGATATAAGACAAGTTTTTATCAACAAAGAAAAGGTTTACCCATGGGATCTTCTGCATCTCCGATAGTAGCCGACATTGTTATGGAAGAGCTTTTGGATAGATGTATGGCAAACTGTGATATTAGGCCTAAGATTCTTACTAAGTATGTGGACGACCTTTTTGggattgtaaaaaaaaagtgcAATAAACGACCTCTTGACAATATTCAATAGCTTTAACCCTAGTATAAAATTTACATTGGAACTTgaaaaaggtaaacaaattcCCTATCTGGACGTACTAATCATTAGAGaagatacaaatataaaaaccaaTTGGTATCAAAAGCCAACGTCTTCCGGCAGATTGGTTAACTTTTACTCAAACCACCCCAGGAGAATTATACAAAATACGgcccaaaattttgtgaacagggTATTGACGATTAGCAGCCCTGAATTTCATAAGtcaaacattgaaaaaataaggaaaatacTCCAAAAAAACAGCTTCCCTTTATCCACAATTGagaaaataattaagaaaagcaaattacaaccccccaaagaaaaacaaacacttttttataaatcggtcGTATACATACCAAAATTACATGAAAGAGTCTGTAATGCCAATTTAATCGACAAGAATAATTTCGCAATAGCTCCAAAAACTATTAACAcactacaaaaattatttacgaatctaaaatcaaaaattgacaacatggaAAAGTCCAACCTAATATACGAAATAAAGTGCAATGGGAATGAAAAAGATGGATGTGACAAGGTTTACATAGGAACTACGAAGAACAAACTAAAAACTCGTTTATCTGGCCATAAATCAGATCTAAAACATCGGTTACAGAGACCAATGCAAAAAACGGCACTATCAACACACTGTGCAGTAGAACATCACCACCCCGATATAGAGAGAACGCGTGTGCTACAGTGTGAGAGTAACTACAATAAGAGACTAACACTGGAGATGTTACACATTCTCAACACACCAACAGAAAAGAGAATGAACTATAAGACAGACATTGACAATTTGGCGCAAAGCTACAGGAATCTGATCAGAAAAACAAAAGGGCGGAAGAACAATAGTTAGTATGACAACAGACGCTGTCGTTAGGTTCTACTCAATAGTGGgtgtaatatttttgttgttttcgtaaGTGTTTTTAATGTAACATCAAATTTGTACgtatttcaatgtttttgtatatattttcttttctttttgtacACTCAGAATaattttcccgatgaagtctttcaatgaaaagacgaaatattgaataaaaaataaattaaaaaatacagacctcgagctcgtttcaatcaacaattcattaattggaaaaatcaaatacaggtcgaatacaataaaaacaagtttataaaatatatttttgtcaaaaagtaagtattttacgaaggttagcattttcttttttataatgaaagtcattcataaatacaaaaattaaaaaaaaaacagtacgaAATAAACGGTTCTAAAAAAAGGATTCAATAGAAATTcgtatattgtcaaaaactaagtattttacgaaggtatacgacgtttttgacgtatggaaaaatacgtcgtaaatgtatgtcaaataccttacagtttacgacagaccatctctgcttaCAAGTGATGTtagtgattcctctaaaactcaaacaaaaatggttcttataaatccagaatctgatatagtcctcataggtgaaatctttaaatttatcttcgggaagtgtcctcaagttctcaagccctcctgaaatttcaaaggaaaccctaatatttggttcatggtggtgggtatttaagattcggcccgaccgaacttactgctgtatatacttgtttgataccattttgcttgtactccttcggttttgcctcaaaataggccacctcttcattgcagccaaattttttccctgcgagcatccttttgaggtctgagaacaagaaaaagtcgctggggccagatctggagaatacggtgggtgtggaagcaattcgaagcccaattcatgaatttttgccatcgttctcaatgacttgtagcacggtgcgttgtcttggtggaacaacacttttttcttctccatatgggaccgttttgccgcgatttcgaccttcaaacactccaataacgccatataatagtcacggttgatggtttttcccttctcaagataatcgataaaaattattccatgcgcatcccaaaaaacagaggccattactttgccagcggacttttgagtctttccacgcttcggagacgattcaccggtcgctgtccactcagccgactgtcgattggactcaggagtgtagtgatgtagccatgtttcatccattgtcacatatcgacggaaaaactcgggtgtattacgagttaacagctgcaaacaccgctcagaatcatcaacacgttgttgtttttggtcaaatgtgagctcgcgcggcacccattttgcacagagcggaagcatatccaaatattcatgaatgatatgaccaacacgttcctttgatatctttaaggcctctactatctcgatcaacttcattttacggtcattcaaaatcattttgtggatttttgtgatgttttcgtcggtaaccacctctttcgggcgtccactgcgttcaccgtcctccctgatcatttcaccacgcttgaattttgcataccaatcaatcattgttgatttccctggggcagagtccggaaactcattatcaagccaagtttttactcccatcgtatttttcccttcagaaagcaatattttatcaaaacacgaaattcctttttttctccatttttcacaataacaaaagttgcttcacaaaagacgctctatctcacaaactacttgacttacagacgtcaaattttgacacgaattatttgaaggttggtactatataaaaacaatatgcatttaatactataccacgtatggactaacttacaatttagaagacaatgtcaaGAAGAATTGAGATACGTTGCCAtaggcaagtattaccacaacccaagtaattcgattgcgaatgacagtctttagtagaagtgtctacgcaatccttggtggagggtacataagattcggcttggctgaacttacggttgtatatttttataccctccaccataggatgggggtatattaactttgtcattccgtttgtaacacatcaaaatattgctctaagaccctataaagtatatatattctgtgtcgtggtgaaattctgagtcgatctgagcatgtccgtccgtccgtccgtctgctgaaatcacgctaacttccgaacgaaacaagctatcgacttgaaacttggcacaagtagttgctattgatgtaggtcagatggtattgcaaatgggccatatcggttcacttttacgtatagcccccatataaacggacccccaaatttggcttgcgattgctctaaaagaagcaaatttcatccgatcaggctgaaatttggtacatggtgttagtatatggtctttaacaaccatgcaaaaattggtctatatcggtccactttaacgtatagcccccatataaatgggccccccgattttgcttgcggagcctctaagagaagcaaatttcatccgatccggctgaaatttggtacatagtgttagtatatgttctctaatgaccatgcaaaaattggtccacatcgacccataactatatatagcccccatataagccgatccccagatttgacctccggaggctcttagaggagcaaaattcatccgatccggttgaaattttgtacgtggtggtagtatatggtctctaacaatcatgcaagaattgatccataattatatatagcccccatataaatcgatccccagatttgtcctccggagcctcttggaggagcaaaattcacccgatccggctgaaatttggaacatggtgttagaatgtggtctctaacaaacacgcaagaattggtcgatatcggtccataattatatatagcccccatataaaccgttccccagatttgatctccggagcctcttggaggagcaaaattcatccgatccggttgaaatttgcaacgtggtgttagtataaggccgctaataaccatgccaaaattggtccatatcggtctataggtatatatagccgatccccaatcacacaaaaattggtccatatcggttcataatcatggttgccactcgagtcaaaaataatctaccaaaattttatttttatagaaaacactgtcaaaatgttatttttatagaaaattttgtcaaaattttatttctatagacaatttcgtcaaaatttgatttctataaaaaattttgccaaaattttatttctatagaaaattttatcaaaattttatttctatagaaaatttatttctatatattttttttccaaattttacttctatagaaaatgttgtcaaaatgttatttctatagaaactttaaacttaattatatacgtatttaatcggccttttctattttaatatataccaacttcctaataccacgtatatattacggtattaggaagttttaagataccttgccatcggcttcagtagaagtttctacgcaatccatggtggagggtacataagcttcggcctggccgaacttacggccgtatatactcgtttttgttaaaaattaaaaaaaaaaaaaacaataattcctTTAAATGACTTTGTCTTCCGAActtgattaaatatttattagtatcaattaagtttttaattaaaaattaaaaaaaatcaataattgaCCTAAGTGACTTAATGTTTCCagattgattaaaaatttaattgtatcaatacattttttagtTGAAAAGTTATCagcttcaatttattttttaattggaaatattttggtgatagttttttctgtgcagtcaaaaaagtgtttttttcttgtaagggtacccatttttaagctgAATCGCTTAATATTACGAacaaaaccgatttcaatgaagaaACTCTTCGACTTTGGGTCTTTAGGGGAAAAACTGTTTATCATAGAAATGCTTAGTCGgtgctaagaaaaaaaaacgtattcgcatgaaatctttggctcaACAAaggtattttttcagtgtatcaaatGAATTGCAATGACTTAAACTATCGTGATGTTAGatttataaaattgatttatatttagaatatatttctctaattttttttttggtatcgtATAAATTCAATTGTTATTTAAAATCTCAAGCATGAATAAATTCAtcgtttttttcattttgggttcactaaattgaattcaaatttagtgaaaataaattacataaaatttgtaaaatattacaTTATATACGCTTAATATATTCATGAATATAAATTGATGTTCGGCATACATTAGGTAGCaatcaaaatgtttactttataataaatttaaatttttaattgtctaATGCatttctaaatacatatatagttAGTCATCATTTATAGTATATAATATGTATGAAATATCGATATAGCCATCAACACAATACACATACGCCAGTCATGTTTATTAATAGACCAGATTGAAAGACCCTCAGGACCTCAAGGATAGAATTCGTGGGATTTTTTAGGATATAGGACAGCCGCTTTGATATTTGATTATATACAAAACAATATGGTTCCGGTCTTATAAATTACAAAATGTGAATATTTAACaattcttgaaaaaatgaatttagttcttggaaaataataaaattattatataacaagtatatacagcagtaagttcggccgggacgaatcttaaatacccaccaccatgaatcaaatatactagttacgtttgaaaatttcagggtgatttgatgacagatattttcccaagcagatcagttcatgaaagattttacctatgaagataagatcagattctggatttataagaaccatttttttttttttgtttttgagttttagaggaatcataaacatctcttgtaagtgtgaaacaaaaataatgaaataacgccttgttttgaaatctagaatctgtagatttttaccgcaattatttcaataattactagaagtaaaatcttgaaattttacattcagtttcaagcaattttcatgaccagtgcaccttggaggccttaccacatggaccgataaaaactaaatcatatacactttgttgtgggtctaaaatgccagtatattttcaaattgtggcaaatcggataaaaactataatttctagaaaccttaaAAGTTAAATCGGTAGTTCAGTgtaatggggcctataccaaaacatggaaggatacacacagtattcagcacatctaattgtagttctagaatctaggccCCAAATCGAAGGGCCGGTTCCTTatttcgatctatatgggggctataccaaaacaaggaccgatacacaccatttgcgacacatctatttgtgttcctaaaatacctctagattttcaatttcatacaaatcggttgaaaactacggtttctagaagcccaagaagtaaaatcgggagatcgctccatatgggggctataccctaACATAGACCGAaagacaccattttcgacacacctttttgcggttctaaaatacctctagattttcaatttcaggcaaatcggatagtaaatacagtttttagaaCCCCAAGGAGTGAAATCAgaagatcggtctacatgggggctataccaaaagatggaccgagacgccccattttcgccacacctatttgtaGTCCTAGAATACTTCGAAGGACGGTgatcgcagtggacgcccgaaagaggtagttaccgacgaaaacatcaaaaaaatccacaaaatgatttttaatgacagtaaaatgaagttgatcgagatagcagaggccttaaagatatcaaaggaacgtgttggtcatatcattcatcaatatttggatatgcggaagctctgtgcaaaatgggtgccgcgcgacctcacatttgaccaaaaacaacaacgtgttaatgattctgagcggtgtttgcaactgTAAACTcataatggatgaaacatggctccatcactacactcctgagtccaatcgacagtcggctgagtggacagcgaccggtgaaccgtctccgaagc contains these protein-coding regions:
- the LOC142235598 gene encoding uncharacterized protein LOC142235598, yielding MRKQQTDDQKEAQLRLLQMMDDEDATKFFKCERKLTKNARMDIKTRHKKKFKTLEEQQKRELDIKNNETWFVNLSNTQIPNDITWLLSHGKKFALPHTRETFPMLKYIADGEECIKTISDKEDQELARNKFTTMIENHTNKQQLTEREKYYLRTVEHTQRFLNHNKNLIILEADKGNVTVGMEKSDYDMKMEKIVNDIMTYRKLKSDPTNRLQRVNNELVDELFKYNIIDESEKRRMKTEIAIAPRIYGLPKIHKQDYPLRPICSSINSPSSNLCKHLTTILNRLTDNSKYNVKNSMQFKSKIQDITIDEDETMVSFDVVSLFPSIPVDLALKIIEEKWHILEEITKIPKNLFFRILKFCIIDNRYFRYKTSFYQQRKGLPMGSSASPIVADIVMEELLDRCMANCDIRPKILTNVLQTLLKPCSDKHIGRRPWTFQYDAAAIIKEWLKKEIPGHTMATKTSAF